In Nonomuraea muscovyensis, one genomic interval encodes:
- a CDS encoding ABC transporter ATP-binding protein: MSDVEEELVTPYWHLDRPDGPRRTLRRLPALTAPVLRLIWQCGRWPALTILVLQLAAGAATASGLLATTAVLEELLATGAAPDRLVAAVPGLALVAAIVALRGAAEAAVELARARLEPALRRAAEERLFAAALGVQLADFDDVDFYDGLHRARDRGLFHLDRAAGNTVDLLGAACGVTAAAAGLAVLHPLLVPLLVVSVVPEAWAVLKAAQRGYAGMRGMVTLNRRVDMLAELATEREPAGELRACQAQPYVLAEYRQAADVLKAEETRVGLSMARARTAGRAAGGLAMAGVLAVLGLMLHAGWIALAGAGAAVIAVRVAAAALRQLAQAANQLFEQSLYVADYQDFLADAEARRRPAGGTAAPRSPERITLHGVGFTYPGSRRPALREIDLTVHAGQTIALVGENGSGKTTLARLLAGLYRPTSGVMRWDGLDSAGLDPDTLADRVVLVPQHPVRWPHDARTNVRMGRHDRPDPADHALREAASLAAADDVVAGLPAGWSTLLSKQFRGGHELSAGQWQRLAVARGLFRDGPLLIWDEPTAPLDAKAEYAVYETLRKIAGERTVLLITHRLTSVRHADHIYLLHRGRIAEEGTHDELLALRGRYAELYALQTGKAARR; the protein is encoded by the coding sequence GTGAGCGACGTGGAGGAGGAGCTGGTCACTCCGTACTGGCATCTGGACCGGCCGGACGGGCCCCGGCGTACGCTGCGGCGGCTGCCGGCGCTCACCGCACCGGTGCTGCGCCTCATCTGGCAGTGCGGGCGGTGGCCCGCGCTCACCATCCTCGTCCTCCAGCTCGCCGCGGGCGCCGCGACGGCCAGCGGGCTGCTGGCGACCACGGCGGTGCTGGAGGAACTGCTGGCCACGGGGGCGGCGCCCGACCGGCTGGTGGCGGCGGTGCCCGGCCTGGCCCTGGTCGCCGCGATCGTGGCCCTGCGCGGCGCGGCCGAGGCGGCGGTGGAGCTGGCCAGGGCGCGGCTGGAGCCCGCACTGCGACGGGCGGCGGAGGAGCGGCTGTTCGCCGCCGCCCTCGGCGTGCAACTCGCGGACTTCGACGACGTGGACTTCTACGACGGCCTGCACCGGGCCCGCGACCGCGGGCTGTTCCACCTCGACCGCGCGGCGGGCAACACCGTCGACCTGCTCGGCGCCGCCTGCGGGGTGACTGCGGCGGCCGCCGGGCTGGCCGTCCTGCACCCGCTGCTGGTGCCGTTGCTGGTGGTCAGCGTGGTCCCGGAGGCGTGGGCGGTGCTGAAGGCCGCGCAGCGCGGATACGCGGGCATGAGAGGCATGGTCACGCTGAACCGCCGGGTGGACATGCTCGCCGAGCTGGCCACCGAGCGCGAACCGGCGGGCGAGTTGCGGGCCTGCCAGGCCCAGCCGTACGTGCTCGCCGAGTACCGCCAGGCGGCGGACGTGCTGAAGGCGGAGGAGACGCGGGTCGGGTTGTCCATGGCGCGGGCCAGGACCGCGGGCCGCGCGGCGGGCGGCCTGGCGATGGCCGGGGTGCTGGCCGTGCTCGGGCTGATGCTGCACGCCGGCTGGATCGCGCTGGCGGGGGCGGGCGCCGCGGTGATCGCCGTCAGGGTGGCGGCCGCGGCGCTGAGGCAGCTCGCCCAGGCGGCCAACCAGCTGTTCGAGCAGTCCCTGTACGTGGCGGACTACCAGGACTTCCTCGCCGACGCCGAGGCCAGGAGGCGACCGGCCGGGGGTACGGCCGCTCCGCGCTCTCCCGAGCGCATCACCCTGCACGGCGTCGGCTTCACCTATCCGGGCAGCCGGCGCCCCGCGCTGCGGGAGATCGACCTGACCGTCCACGCAGGTCAGACGATCGCGCTCGTGGGGGAGAACGGTTCGGGCAAGACCACGCTGGCCAGGCTGCTGGCCGGGCTCTACCGGCCCACCAGCGGCGTCATGCGGTGGGACGGGCTCGACAGCGCCGGCCTGGACCCGGACACCCTGGCCGACCGGGTGGTCCTGGTGCCGCAGCACCCGGTCCGCTGGCCGCACGACGCCAGGACGAACGTCCGCATGGGCCGCCACGACCGCCCGGACCCGGCAGACCACGCCCTGCGCGAGGCCGCCTCGCTCGCCGCGGCCGACGACGTCGTCGCCGGCCTGCCCGCCGGGTGGAGCACCCTGCTGTCCAAGCAGTTCAGGGGCGGTCACGAGCTGTCGGCGGGGCAGTGGCAACGCCTGGCCGTGGCGCGCGGGTTGTTCCGCGACGGGCCCCTGCTGATCTGGGACGAGCCGACGGCGCCGCTGGACGCCAAGGCGGAGTACGCCGTCTACGAGACGCTTCGCAAGATCGCGGGGGAGCGGACCGTCCTGCTCATCACGCACCGGCTGACGAGCGTACGGCACGCCGACCACATCTACCTGCTGCACCGGGGGCGCATCGCCGAGGAGGGCACGCACGACGAGCTGCTGGCGCTGCGTGGACGCTACGCCGAGCTGTACGCGCTGCAGACCGGGAAGGCGGCCAGGCGGTGA
- a CDS encoding carboxymuconolactone decarboxylase family protein yields the protein MRIDIPDGKDPIAYVWGEMVPGIGVAASNFSLAVYAHTTLGLREFEAARLRIAQINGCAFCLDWRTERDGLKVEEEFADAVVEWRTTAAFDERTRLAAEYAERYALDPHGLDEEFWARMTTHYSQVEIVELSMSIGSWLAFGRLNHVLGLDTACVLPSGATPSGERGGTP from the coding sequence GTGAGAATCGACATCCCCGACGGCAAGGACCCCATCGCGTACGTGTGGGGCGAGATGGTCCCCGGCATCGGGGTCGCCGCCTCGAACTTCTCGCTGGCGGTGTACGCCCACACGACGCTCGGGCTGCGCGAGTTCGAGGCCGCGCGGCTGCGGATCGCGCAGATCAACGGATGCGCGTTCTGCCTCGACTGGCGTACCGAACGCGACGGGCTGAAGGTGGAGGAGGAGTTCGCCGACGCGGTGGTCGAGTGGCGCACCACCGCCGCCTTCGACGAGCGGACCCGGCTGGCCGCCGAATACGCCGAGCGGTACGCCCTCGACCCGCACGGGCTCGACGAGGAGTTCTGGGCCCGGATGACCACGCACTACAGCCAGGTGGAGATCGTCGAGCTGAGCATGTCGATCGGCTCCTGGCTGGCGTTCGGCCGGCTCAACCACGTGCTGGGCCTCGACACGGCGTGCGTGCTGCCCAGCGGCGCCACGCCGTCCGGCGAGCGAGGAGGCACGCCATGA
- a CDS encoding NAD(P)H-dependent amine dehydrogenase family protein, producing MVATIVWGTGNVGRAAIRAVDAHPALKLTAVLVHDPGKTGRDAGELGGLGRELGVTATDDVAAVLATGPRAVVYAASGDIRPDDALADIVRAVRAGAVVVTPSLYALYDQRNAPPETRRQVLAAIDEGGGSLFVSGVDPGWGNDVLPLLISGLGSTIDAIRCQEIFDYTTYDQEDSVRYLVGMGQAMDYEPPMLAPTVPAMVWGGQVRLMARALGVELDGIRESVDRRPLEASVSTRAMGEFAAGTQGAVRFEVQGIVGGEPLIVIEHVTRIHPSCAPDWPMPPGGEGAHRVIVEGRPRIEVTVEATDEDGNRSAGGNATAAGRLVNAIDWLVAAGPGLYDGLDVPLRPAAGRLGRRQR from the coding sequence ATGGTGGCCACGATCGTCTGGGGCACCGGCAACGTGGGCCGCGCGGCCATCCGTGCCGTGGACGCCCATCCGGCGCTGAAACTCACCGCGGTGCTCGTCCACGACCCCGGCAAGACCGGCCGCGACGCGGGCGAGCTGGGCGGCCTCGGCCGCGAGCTGGGGGTCACGGCGACCGATGACGTGGCGGCGGTGCTCGCCACCGGTCCGCGCGCCGTGGTCTACGCGGCGTCCGGCGACATCCGTCCCGACGACGCCCTCGCCGACATCGTCCGGGCCGTCCGGGCGGGGGCCGTGGTCGTCACGCCGTCGCTGTACGCCCTGTACGACCAGCGCAACGCCCCGCCCGAGACGCGGCGGCAGGTGCTGGCGGCCATCGACGAGGGCGGCGGATCGCTGTTCGTCTCCGGAGTGGACCCGGGCTGGGGCAACGACGTGCTGCCGCTGCTGATCAGCGGGCTCGGGAGCACCATCGACGCGATCCGCTGCCAGGAGATCTTCGACTACACCACCTACGACCAGGAGGACTCGGTCCGCTACCTGGTCGGGATGGGCCAGGCGATGGACTACGAGCCGCCCATGCTGGCGCCCACGGTCCCGGCCATGGTGTGGGGCGGGCAGGTGCGGCTGATGGCCAGGGCCCTCGGCGTCGAGCTGGACGGGATCCGCGAGAGCGTGGACCGGCGCCCGCTGGAGGCGAGCGTGTCCACCAGGGCGATGGGCGAGTTCGCGGCGGGCACCCAGGGGGCGGTGCGGTTCGAGGTGCAGGGCATCGTCGGCGGGGAGCCGCTCATCGTGATCGAGCACGTCACCCGGATCCACCCGTCGTGCGCGCCGGACTGGCCGATGCCGCCCGGCGGGGAGGGGGCGCACCGGGTGATCGTCGAGGGACGGCCGCGGATCGAGGTGACGGTCGAGGCGACGGACGAGGACGGCAACCGGTCCGCGGGCGGGAACGCCACGGCGGCCGGTCGGCTGGTGAACGCCATCGACTGGCTCGTGGCGGCCGGACCGGGCCTGTACGACGGGCTCGACGTCCCGCTCCGCCCCGCGGCCGGCCGGCTCGGAAGGAGGCAACGGTGA
- a CDS encoding FAD-binding oxidoreductase encodes MIHPGEPGYQARRKAFLGTLAEALPAAVACCASEADVVSVLELARARGLPFALRGGGHSFAEHSSTTGLLVDLGAMKSIEVGAESVRVGPGVTIGELARRLAEHGRMVPCGWCPTVGVVGAVLGGGYGVLSRLYGLGADHLLAARLVLADGRIAEAGDDLLWALRGAGAGNFGVVTRITLRTRPIVPVTAVQAVCDFGRAADLVDAWQHWAPDAPDEVNLEIAVISGDEPEEPPYAVLFGVVAGPEERARKLVGELAPLDRLRLTRLEGAAAACHHAYADGGEGAVTELPHGERPGLRLNKSGFFDGHLPRTAVEDLLERLAADRVRGEIRDLEFVPWAGAIARVAPGASAFVHRAPRFLLKQAVQVGFRATDSRRRDAHAWLCRSWARLSPWASGAVYPNYPDADLEDWASAYYGSNLPRLREVKAAHDPEGLFRHAQSLR; translated from the coding sequence ATGATCCACCCCGGCGAGCCGGGCTACCAGGCCAGGCGCAAGGCCTTCCTCGGCACGCTCGCCGAGGCACTGCCCGCGGCCGTGGCCTGCTGCGCCTCGGAGGCGGACGTGGTGAGCGTCCTGGAGCTCGCCCGCGCGCGCGGCCTGCCGTTCGCGCTGCGCGGCGGCGGCCACAGCTTCGCCGAGCACTCCTCCACGACCGGGCTGCTCGTCGACCTCGGCGCGATGAAGTCGATCGAGGTCGGCGCGGAGAGCGTGCGGGTGGGGCCCGGCGTGACCATCGGCGAGCTGGCCCGCCGCCTGGCCGAGCACGGGCGCATGGTGCCCTGCGGCTGGTGTCCCACGGTCGGCGTGGTGGGGGCGGTGCTGGGCGGCGGGTACGGCGTGCTCAGCCGCCTGTACGGGCTGGGCGCAGACCACCTGCTGGCGGCCCGCCTGGTCCTGGCCGACGGGCGGATCGCCGAGGCGGGAGACGACCTGCTGTGGGCGCTGCGCGGAGCCGGTGCCGGCAACTTCGGCGTGGTCACGCGGATCACGCTGCGTACCCGGCCCATCGTGCCGGTCACCGCCGTCCAGGCGGTCTGCGACTTCGGCCGCGCCGCCGATCTCGTCGACGCGTGGCAGCACTGGGCGCCCGACGCGCCGGACGAGGTCAACCTGGAGATCGCCGTCATCTCCGGCGACGAGCCCGAAGAACCGCCCTACGCCGTGCTCTTCGGCGTCGTGGCCGGGCCGGAGGAGCGGGCCAGGAAGCTGGTCGGCGAGCTCGCGCCGCTGGACCGGCTCCGGCTCACCCGTCTGGAAGGCGCCGCGGCCGCCTGCCACCACGCCTACGCCGACGGCGGGGAGGGCGCCGTCACGGAGCTGCCACACGGCGAGCGGCCCGGGCTGCGCCTGAACAAGTCGGGCTTCTTCGACGGGCACCTGCCCCGGACGGCCGTCGAGGACCTGCTGGAACGGCTGGCCGCCGACCGCGTGCGCGGTGAGATCCGGGACCTGGAGTTCGTGCCGTGGGCGGGCGCGATCGCCCGCGTCGCCCCCGGCGCGAGCGCCTTCGTCCACCGCGCCCCGCGCTTCCTGCTCAAACAGGCCGTCCAGGTGGGATTCCGTGCCACCGACAGCCGCAGACGGGACGCGCACGCGTGGCTGTGCCGGTCGTGGGCGCGGCTGTCGCCGTGGGCCTCCGGCGCGGTCTACCCCAACTACCCCGACGCCGACCTGGAGGACTGGGCGTCGGCGTACTACGGGAGCAACCTGCCGCGGCTGCGGGAGGTGAAGGCCGCCCACGACCCCGAGGGCCTGTTCCGTCACGCCCAGTCCCTGCGCTGA
- a CDS encoding GMC oxidoreductase: MSDNTSVRAGSHGVSRRGFIAGTGSLLGAAALAGRAPAAQARTASIVSGAHVPALVIGTGYGGSVAALRLAQAGVDVHMIEMGRAWDTPGSDGKIFCNTREPDYRSYWLRTRTKAPLNYFLGFPIDRDIPRYTGILDAEEFGGITVYQGRGVGGGSLVNGGMAVTPRRENFAAVLPSVNAAEMYDVYYPRANAGLGVGLIDPAWFDTTACYQYGRVGRKHAQRSGFPFVFVPDVYDWDYMKQEAAGTVPKSALAGEILYGNNHGKKSLQQTYLARARATGRVAVSPLHRVTSVAPAGGRYAVTIEQLDDTGGVTATKTVTADRVFFAAGSVGTSKLLVKLKATGVLPHLNDEVGKGWGDNGNVMCGRANHMWDATGSLQSAIPCCGIDNWAAGGAFAEVAPLPTGIETYASFYLSITRNPHRAQFSWNAAAGRVELNWQTAWKQPSIDMAKTIFDKINAKEGTIYRTDLFGVYKIWGDHLTYHPLGGAVLGRVTDGYGRLAGYPGLYVIDGALIPGNTTVNPFVTITALAERNIEKIIATDL, from the coding sequence ATGAGTGACAACACCTCTGTCCGTGCCGGTTCCCATGGAGTCTCGCGCCGTGGGTTCATCGCTGGAACCGGCTCACTTCTGGGAGCCGCGGCCCTGGCCGGCCGGGCTCCCGCGGCCCAGGCCCGAACCGCGTCGATCGTGTCCGGGGCGCACGTGCCGGCCCTGGTGATCGGCACCGGGTACGGCGGGTCCGTCGCCGCCCTGCGCCTCGCCCAGGCGGGCGTGGACGTGCACATGATCGAGATGGGCAGGGCCTGGGACACACCCGGCTCCGACGGCAAGATCTTCTGCAACACCCGCGAACCCGACTACCGGTCGTACTGGCTGCGCACCAGGACCAAGGCCCCGCTCAACTACTTCCTCGGCTTCCCGATCGACCGGGACATCCCGCGCTACACCGGCATCCTGGACGCCGAGGAGTTCGGCGGCATCACGGTCTACCAGGGGCGCGGCGTCGGCGGCGGCTCGCTCGTCAACGGCGGCATGGCGGTCACCCCCAGACGCGAGAACTTCGCCGCCGTCCTGCCGTCGGTGAACGCCGCCGAGATGTACGACGTCTACTACCCGCGCGCCAACGCCGGGCTCGGCGTCGGCCTCATCGACCCGGCCTGGTTCGACACGACGGCCTGCTACCAGTACGGCCGCGTGGGCCGCAAGCACGCCCAGCGCTCGGGCTTCCCGTTCGTCTTCGTGCCGGACGTGTACGACTGGGACTACATGAAGCAGGAGGCCGCCGGGACCGTCCCCAAGTCGGCGCTGGCCGGCGAGATCCTCTACGGCAACAACCACGGCAAGAAGTCGCTGCAGCAGACCTACCTGGCCCGGGCCAGGGCCACCGGCCGGGTCGCCGTCTCGCCGCTGCACCGGGTCACCTCGGTCGCCCCGGCCGGCGGCCGGTACGCGGTGACCATCGAGCAGCTCGACGACACCGGCGGCGTGACGGCGACCAAGACCGTGACCGCCGACCGGGTGTTCTTCGCCGCGGGCAGTGTCGGCACCAGCAAGCTGCTGGTCAAGCTCAAGGCCACCGGCGTGCTGCCCCACCTGAACGACGAGGTCGGCAAGGGCTGGGGCGACAACGGCAACGTCATGTGCGGCAGGGCCAACCACATGTGGGACGCGACCGGCAGCCTCCAGTCGGCCATCCCCTGCTGCGGCATCGACAACTGGGCCGCCGGCGGCGCGTTCGCCGAGGTCGCGCCGCTGCCCACCGGGATCGAGACGTACGCCTCGTTCTACCTGTCGATCACCAGGAACCCGCACCGGGCCCAGTTCAGCTGGAACGCGGCGGCCGGCCGGGTCGAGCTCAACTGGCAGACCGCCTGGAAGCAGCCGTCCATCGACATGGCCAAGACCATCTTCGACAAGATCAACGCCAAGGAGGGGACGATCTACCGGACCGACCTCTTCGGCGTGTACAAGATCTGGGGCGACCACCTCACCTACCATCCGCTCGGCGGCGCGGTCCTCGGCCGGGTCACCGACGGCTACGGCCGTCTGGCCGGCTACCCGGGCCTGTACGTCATCGACGGCGCGCTGATCCCGGGCAACACCACCGTCAACCCGTTCGTCACCATCACCGCCCTCGCCGAGCGGAACATCGAGAAGATCATCGCCACGGACCTGTGA
- a CDS encoding AfsR/SARP family transcriptional regulator produces the protein MPHATDEPPRRAAAMTAWDEAADVPRFRLLGPLEIVSGGGPARITAHKQRTILAMLLAHAGDAVSLPLLVDEVWDGRPPPSAVSNLRTYVMQLRRSLPAPADPPGDRLVTSPSGYLLRLAPGELDLRRFQALVGTARQARSAGDLGGAERAYADALALWRGDAAEDVRLGPTLRSVVAHLDEQRLTAVEDHVEVLLALGRHAEVVERLRLLAVRHPLRERVHGGLMLALYRCGDTAGALETYGHARRLLADELGMDPGPELRRLHEAMLRRDRDLLLPAAGREPTAHQLPLDAHGFTGRDRELAGLDALLGDGPPVIVLSGTAGVGKTALAVHWAHLVRDRFPDGQLHANLRGFDAGGSVPPPSETLRAFLEALGVPADRVPAAFEARLGLYRGLLADRRVLVLLDNARDADQVRPLLPGSPTCLVLLTSRNRLTGLVAAEGARPLTVDLLPTPQARELLTRRLGPDRAAAEPEAVEEIIARCARLPLALVVAAARAVTEPGLPLAGVAAELGEPLGCLDALGTGDPATDVRTVFSSSYRALGAESARLFRTLGLHPGPEISVAAAAGMAGLPVRRVRPLLAELTWSHLLTEPRAGRYVLHDLLWAYAGELAHAHADDAERRAVAHRMLDHYLHSADAAASALEPRRASITTTPPRPGVRPETFAGEREAMEWFAAEQAVLLACVGHAAAHGFPRHSWRIASALTTFHDRQGRWPDLVAALYTAERVVNDLPARAHLHRLLGHIHHSLGDLQRSVTCYRHSLDLFRRDGDRFQEAGALVRLGESHYAVGDRYLARSAWQQALRILERHGHPGAGPLRARLRAVHGTYEPVGTPASRRFPPC, from the coding sequence TTGCCCCACGCCACCGACGAGCCGCCCCGGAGGGCCGCGGCGATGACGGCGTGGGACGAGGCGGCGGACGTCCCGCGCTTCCGGCTTCTCGGCCCGCTGGAGATCGTCTCGGGCGGCGGCCCCGCCAGGATCACCGCCCACAAGCAGCGCACCATCCTGGCGATGCTCCTGGCGCACGCCGGTGACGCCGTCTCCCTCCCGCTGCTCGTGGACGAGGTGTGGGACGGCCGGCCACCGCCGTCGGCCGTGTCCAACCTGCGCACCTACGTCATGCAGCTCCGCCGGTCGCTGCCCGCCCCGGCCGATCCGCCCGGCGACCGCCTGGTCACCTCGCCGTCCGGGTACCTGCTCCGCCTCGCGCCCGGCGAGCTGGACCTGCGGCGGTTCCAGGCGCTCGTCGGCACGGCGCGGCAGGCCCGCTCCGCCGGCGACCTCGGCGGCGCCGAGCGCGCCTACGCCGACGCGCTCGCGCTGTGGCGCGGCGACGCCGCCGAGGACGTCCGGCTCGGCCCCACCCTGCGGTCCGTCGTCGCCCACCTGGACGAGCAGCGCCTCACCGCCGTGGAGGACCACGTGGAGGTCCTGCTCGCGCTCGGCAGGCATGCCGAGGTGGTCGAACGGCTGCGCCTGCTGGCCGTCCGCCATCCGCTGCGCGAACGCGTCCACGGCGGGCTCATGCTGGCCCTCTACCGGTGCGGCGACACGGCCGGGGCGCTGGAGACGTACGGGCACGCCCGCCGGCTGCTGGCCGACGAGCTGGGCATGGACCCCGGCCCGGAGCTGCGGCGGCTGCACGAGGCGATGCTCCGGCGCGACCGGGACCTGCTGCTCCCCGCCGCGGGCCGCGAGCCGACGGCCCACCAGCTCCCCCTCGACGCGCACGGCTTCACCGGCCGCGACCGGGAGCTGGCGGGGCTCGACGCGCTGCTCGGCGACGGCCCGCCCGTCATCGTGCTGTCGGGTACGGCCGGCGTCGGCAAGACCGCGCTCGCCGTGCACTGGGCGCACCTGGTGCGCGACCGCTTCCCCGACGGGCAGCTGCACGCGAACCTGCGCGGCTTCGACGCCGGCGGATCGGTGCCGCCCCCGTCGGAGACGCTACGCGCGTTCCTGGAAGCCCTCGGCGTGCCGGCCGACCGTGTGCCCGCCGCCTTCGAGGCGCGGCTGGGCCTCTACCGCGGCCTCCTGGCCGACCGGCGGGTGCTCGTCCTGCTCGACAACGCGCGCGACGCCGACCAGGTCCGTCCGCTGCTGCCGGGCTCCCCCACCTGCCTGGTCCTGCTGACCAGCCGCAACCGGCTGACCGGCCTGGTCGCGGCCGAAGGCGCCCGGCCGCTCACCGTCGACCTGCTGCCCACCCCGCAGGCGCGCGAGCTGCTGACCCGCCGTCTCGGCCCGGACCGGGCGGCGGCCGAACCCGAGGCCGTGGAGGAGATCATCGCGCGGTGCGCGCGGCTGCCCCTCGCGCTGGTCGTGGCGGCGGCCCGGGCCGTCACCGAACCCGGCCTGCCCCTCGCCGGCGTCGCCGCCGAGCTGGGCGAGCCGCTCGGTTGCCTGGACGCGCTCGGGACGGGCGATCCGGCCACGGACGTGCGTACCGTGTTCTCCTCGTCGTACCGGGCGCTCGGGGCCGAGAGCGCGCGGCTGTTCCGCACGCTGGGGCTGCACCCCGGCCCGGAGATCTCCGTCGCGGCCGCGGCCGGCATGGCCGGGCTGCCGGTCCGGCGGGTGCGGCCGCTGCTCGCCGAGCTGACCTGGTCCCATCTGCTCACCGAACCCCGTGCCGGCCGCTACGTCCTGCACGACCTGCTGTGGGCGTACGCGGGCGAGTTGGCGCACGCGCACGCCGACGACGCCGAACGCCGCGCGGTGGCGCACCGCATGCTCGACCACTACCTGCACAGCGCCGACGCCGCCGCCTCGGCCCTGGAGCCCCGCCGGGCCTCGATCACCACCACGCCGCCCCGGCCGGGAGTCCGTCCTGAGACCTTCGCCGGCGAGCGGGAGGCGATGGAGTGGTTCGCCGCCGAACAGGCCGTGCTGCTGGCGTGCGTCGGGCACGCCGCGGCCCACGGCTTCCCCCGCCACAGCTGGCGGATCGCCTCCGCCCTGACCACCTTCCACGACCGGCAGGGCCGCTGGCCCGACCTCGTGGCGGCCCTGTACACGGCGGAACGCGTGGTGAACGACCTGCCGGCGCGGGCGCACCTGCACCGCCTGCTCGGCCACATCCACCACAGCCTGGGCGACCTGCAGCGTTCGGTCACCTGCTACCGGCACTCCCTCGACCTGTTCCGGCGCGACGGCGACCGCTTCCAGGAGGCCGGCGCCCTCGTCCGGCTGGGCGAGAGCCACTACGCGGTGGGCGACCGCTACCTCGCGCGCAGCGCCTGGCAGCAGGCGCTGCGCATCCTCGAACGGCACGGCCATCCGGGCGCCGGACCGCTCCGCGCCCGGCTCCGCGCCGTCCACGGCACGTACGAGCCGGTCGGCACGCCGGCCTCCCGCCGCTTCCCGCCCTGCTGA
- a CDS encoding RNA polymerase sigma factor, translating into MRRKQADIATDPEAFEAFYRRHVDAITSFLARRVADPNTVADLVAEVFAAVLDSAHTYRPGRGSEIAWLYGVARNALSAERRRAFKETRLAERVGGRRPLDSDDVTELEERIDAESLARRAFQAMAGLPDGDRAMIELVVIDQLTISEAATALGIRHGAARARLHRARRALRTVPEMAPFVLEGIQ; encoded by the coding sequence GTGCGTCGCAAACAGGCCGACATCGCTACAGACCCGGAAGCTTTCGAAGCTTTCTACCGACGCCATGTCGACGCGATCACGTCGTTCCTCGCCCGGAGGGTCGCCGATCCGAACACGGTCGCCGACCTGGTGGCGGAGGTCTTCGCAGCGGTGCTCGACTCCGCCCACACCTACCGGCCAGGCCGCGGTAGCGAGATCGCCTGGTTGTACGGCGTGGCTCGCAACGCCCTCTCGGCCGAGCGGCGGCGGGCGTTCAAGGAGACGAGACTGGCCGAGCGGGTGGGCGGACGAAGACCGCTCGACTCCGACGACGTCACCGAACTCGAAGAGCGGATCGACGCGGAGAGCCTGGCCAGACGGGCCTTCCAGGCCATGGCCGGACTGCCGGACGGTGATCGCGCCATGATCGAACTGGTCGTGATCGACCAGCTCACGATCAGCGAGGCGGCCACCGCTCTGGGCATCCGGCACGGGGCCGCCAGAGCCAGACTGCACCGCGCCCGCCGCGCGCTCAGAACCGTGCCAGAGATGGCCCCCTTCGTCCTGGAAGGAATTCAGTGA